The Candidatus Nitrosopumilus sp. SW genomic sequence TTATCACCAATCTCTGGAATTCTCATATCTCTTGCTCTAATCTTGTACATCTTTCCACCTTCGTTTGATTGAGTCATAACTACAGTATCAACAACTCCAGTTTCTGAGGGTCTAACACCAATTGATGTATCCCGTCTGTAAGGTCCAGATGATTCAAACTCTCTATATTCTTCCATGAATCTTGGAGGACTAGTTTTTCCAATTAAGATATCTCCACCTTTAACTGGTGCTTCTGCTGCAACAACACCGTCTTCTTCCAGTAATCTGTATGCACGTTCTCCTTTGTAGCCTCGGATGTTATCTTCAGCATTTGGAATTTCAAACGCATCACGCATTCCACCAGGATATTGTTTTGCTTCAGCATCATAAATTCTAAAGAAGAATGTTCTTCCAAGACCTCTATCAACTGATGCTTTACTAAGAACAATTGCATCTTCAATGTTGTAACCATCAAATGGCAATACTGCAACTACACAATTCTGACCTGCAGGTCTGTCTTCCAATCCCAAAAGTTTCATTGCTTTTGTATTAACAATTGGAACTTGAGGATATAGCATAAAGTGTTGTCTAACATAGGTACTGGTATTCATCATAGGTGTTGAGAATCCTAAACTCTGTTTTGCCATTGCAGATTCGTATGTGTTTCTTGGAGATTGATTGTGTTCAGGATATGGAATGATTGATGCACCTGCTCCAAGGATTGCGGGTGGGAAAACTTCAAGGTGAGTGTGTTTCTTTGTGTCTTTTTCATCTAGTGTTACATAGCAGTTCTCTTCTTCATTTGCGTCAATCATTTCTAAGACACCCATTCTCAAAAGATCAGTCCATGAGATGAGTTTCTTTGAAATTTTATCTAGTAAATCAGCAGTAAGTAATGGTTTGTTATCTTTGATTATGATTAACGGTCTTAAGACACGTCCTGCATTACAATTAACATAAAGTCTTCTTGTAGAACCTTCAATTTCAGATTTATGAAATGATACACCCACATGTGGATGAATCTTTGAGTTTCTTCTCAAGTCTCTAAGGGATTCTGCTAGTTGTTCACCATCTTTGTAATATCCAATTAGTCTACCATCAACAAAGATTCTAGTTCCATCTTTCTTCAAATCTTCTTTTGCATCAAAGAAGTGAACAGTTCCAAGATCATAGAGTTTCTCTACAATTTCTTCAGATGGAACGTTTACAGAAATGATTCCAGATAATGCCAGATTCTTTACAAGACCACAGTTTGAACCTTCAGGAGTTTCACTTGGACAAATTCTTCCAAAGTGTGTTGCATGCAAATCTCTTGCTTCAAAGTTTGGCTGAGTTCTACTAAGTGGAGATTGAATTCTTCTAAGGTGACTGATTGTTGAAAGATAGTTTGTTCTGTCAAGTAGTTGAGTAACACCTACTCTACCTCTACCCCAGTTTCCTGTGGCAATTGCATTGTTTAATTTATCAGTAATAATTCCTGGACGGATGGCAGCAGCTACTGCATTAATTCCACGTTTTTGTCCAGAACGTTCTAGTTGGTATTTCATATCACGAACAAGATTTCTAAATGCAGTTCTAAACAAGTCTGCAAGCATCTGTCCTGCGAATTTAATGACTTTGTTTCCATAGTGGTCTTTGTCATCAGGTTTAATCCAACCAAGTTTTAGTTCTAATAATTTACAAGCTGCTTCTCCTAAGAATTGTGCTTTTTCTTTTCTGTTTTCAGGATGTTTTCCCAAGTGAGGTAACAGACCCCAATCAAGTAAAGTTTCAGCACGTTTAATCTGGAATTCCTCTAGCATTCCCGGAGCAATTCTCTTACTGATGTAAACAATAGCATCTTTTGCAGTTGGAACATCTCCTGCTTTTTCAAAAGAGCCTTCTAATTCATCTTGGAGTTCATCTACCAAAGAAACTGCGGCTGCAATCTCTCTATCAGATTCTAATCCAAGTGCTCTCATCAAAGTAACTACTGGAATGTCAACTGGAGAACCTGGAATTCTGGCAACAATTAATCCGTCATTTTTCATGACAAGTTCTAATTTTGCACGATAACCAACAATGGAAGAATATACTTTGGCTTTATGGACAATGTTTCCACCAACTGTCTCTCTGTCAACTATAATTTTGTTGTAAGAGAGATCCTCTAATCCAACAATGACTCTCTCAGAACCATTGATGATAAAGTAACCACCAGGATCATTTGGATCTTCGCCGTGTTCAACTAATTTTTGAGTAGAGAAATTATGTAAGATACATGCATTTGATTTTGCCATAACTGGGACATCACCAATGTGTACAAATCTTGATTCCAGTATTTTCCCATCTTCAACAACACTTGCTTCCATCATTACAGGTGCAGAGTAAGACACATTTCTCAATCTAGCTTCTGCAGGAGTGATATGTGTAATAGAACCATCAAGCTCCATCATTCTTGGTTGTTGAAGTTTAACTTTACCTAGTTGAATTTTGTAAGGATATTCAGCATTTTCAATATCAATCTGACCAACTTCGTTGATTATACTTTGTAATCCTCTCTCTAAAAATTCATCAAATGAGTTTAGATGTTGACGTGCAATACCTTCTCTCTTCAAGATGTCTTGAATTACTGGCCAACGTTTGGTTGAAGGATCTGCCATCTAAACTTCCACCACGTATCTATAATACAGACTTTCACCAGCAGTTGGACTTTTTCTTGTGATTTTTATCATATCACCAGGTTTTACACCAAGCCCCAAGATTGCGGGATCGTTTACAAAGATTAATGGTAATTCAGTTGGCTTACAGTTGTATTTTTTTAAAACTTCCTCAGCTTCTTGTTTTGAAATGATTTCATGTTTTGGAACATAGATATGATCAGGTACAAGAATCTGGTTTTTCTTAGTTGCCAATTACAAAGCCCCCACGTTGAACATTAAATGTAACAGTAATGAATACACACAAACTGTCAAAATCTCACGCTCAGGTTAATATATATCTAATCTGAAATTCGTCAAGAAAATAGTGTTTTTTCTATTTTGTCAATTAATCTTTTCACAACCTTAAATAGGATAAATTTAGGCGTAAAATCAATGAAATCACAATTGATGGTGTTTGCATTATCTGCAATTCTAGTTGCAGGTATTGGTATGGCACCAGCATTTGGACAAATACAAAATACGATTGTTGTTACTACAGATAAAACATCCTATTCAGAGGGTGAAGTTATTATGGTAACAGGTGAAGTCAGAGATCTTTATTCAGGAACTCCTGTAAGTGTCATTGTTAAAGCCCCAAACGGTAACTTGGTATCAATTGCTCAAGTAACAGTTGGTGCAGACAAAAAATTCAGTACTGAAATAACTGCAGGAGGTTCATTGATGAGAGCAGAGGGATCATACACAATTACTGTTCAATATGGTAATGAAAATAGATCTGCTACAACATCATTTGAGTATGGAGGATCTACAGTAGTTACACCACCAACAAACATGGGTAAGGTAACAAACACAACTGTTGAAATTGAAGGCTCATCAGACTTGATTGGATATAAGATCACAGGTGCAAAATTACTTGGAATTATACCTGATGTTGATGCAAATTCATTGATCATCTCAATTGATGCCATGGAAGATGGTTCACTCACTTTAACAATCCCTAGATCAGTATTAGATGCTACAATTAATGGTGCAGATGATGACTTTTTCGTTCTAGTTGACGGAGAAGAAGTAGACTTTGATGAAACAGCCACATCATCAGATAGAACACTCACCATAGCATTCCCGGCAGGGGCTGAAGAGATTGAAATAATCGGTACCTTTGTAGTCCCAGAATTTGGTACAATTGCAGCAATGATTCTAGCAGTAGCAATTATCTCAATAATTGCAGTATCTGCAAAATCAAGACTTAGCATTATGCCAAGAATCTAAAATTTCATCTTTTTTCTCTTTTTAAATATACATAAATACCAAGGTAACTTGGGGAAAATTAGGATGAATTTTAAACGTTCTACAACATCGATGGCAATAGCCCTTTTGGCAGTGTCATTAATTTCAGTGACCTCAATTCAACAAGATGCATTTGCTCAAACACAGGGAATGACCCTAACAGCTATGGCAGACAAAGGTTCGAAAACAATTACTGTAACAGGTAAAACAGTTTCAGGATATACTGATGTTTCATTTACTGTTAAGTCTCCAAGTGGAAATAACTTAGTTGCAGCTTGGCAAACAACACCAGATGCTAATGGAGAATTTGCTACAGAATTCAAAATAGGTCCAACATGGACTGAAAATGGATTCTATGAAATCAAAGCACAACAAGGCAACACAGCATTGTACACAATGGCAGTTCTTGTTGAAGTAAATGGTGGAATGGCAGAAAAAACTTCTGTAACTGAATCCAATTTCTCTTCAGATGTGTTTGAACCAATCGAACCAAATGTTGCAAGAGATGCAGGAATTGAAATTAGTACCGCCGAAACCGAAATGGGATCCGATACAATTGTAGTTACTGGAAGTACAGATAGAGTAAGTGCCGACATCACATTAACCGTAACTGCTCCAAATGGAAATGTAGTATCAATTGATCAAGTATCACCAATGCTTGATGGAGAGTTTACAGCAACCATCACAACAGGTGGACCATTATGGACACAAGATGGTATTTACACTGTTACAGCACAACAATTTAACGATCCAAAATATACTGCTTCAGCTGAAGTAGATATTCAAGACGGAGTGGTAGTGCCAGAATTTGGTACAATTGCAGCAATGATTCTAGCAGTAGCAATTATCTCAATAATTGCAGTATCTGCAAAATCAAGACTTAGCATTATGCCAAGATACTAAAATCACATCTTTTTTCATTTTTTAAATATACATAAATAGAGACAGATTCAATTCGCAACAAGATGAACAACCGTACGTCGTTCGCGCTACTAGCCGTTTTGACTGCAGTCGGTACTTTAACCATGTCATCAGCATATGCAGATGAAATTCCACAAGCATGTGTTGGGTGTACTATGGATGATGCAAGAGCAACAGCAAACAAAATGTTGCTTGGAGACATCCCAATATCTGTTTGGACAGATAAGACAAGTTACAAACAAGGTGACATGATTAGGGTAAATGGGCAAGTAGCAAATGTAGCATCTGGATTTCCAGTTACAATTACTGTTGTGAGTCCTCTAAACTCCATTATTGCAGTTGATCAATTCGCTGTAGCAAATGATGGTAGTTTTGAGACAACTATAAACACATCAGGTAACATGTGGAAATACGACGGTACTTACACCATTAAGGCAAACTATGGCAGTGCTGATAAAAAGAACAGTGTCAAAGTTGAATTAACTGGTGGAGTTGCATACAAACCAACCTATGAAACACCAACAACGTCCAAACAATGTGGTTCAAATGAAATTACTGCAAATGGTCATTGTGTACCATTTAGTATTTCAGGCGGTTCAATTACAAGTGCAACTCTCAATACAGACGATAACTCAATTGTTATCAACATCAGTGCCACTAATGATGGAACATTAACTGTAACTCCATCAAAGACAGTCCAAGACGGTATCTTCATGGTACTAGTTGACGGAGAAGAATGGGATGATGTTGAGATTGTTGCAAACAAAGTAACAGTCATGTTCCCAGCAGGAACTGAACAAATTGAAATAATCGGTACCTTTGTAGTTCCAGAATTTGGTACAATTGCAGCAATGATTCTAGCAGTAGCAATTATCTCAATAATTGCAGTATCTGCAAAATCAAGACTTAGCATTATGCCAAGATACTAAAATCACATCTTTTTTCATTTTTTCATTTTTGATAGTAAAAGAAATATACAAACATGTCATTCAAAATTTGTGGATTCTAGAATATTATACGGAGTGATTTCTTTATTAATAATTTCTACAGTACCTGCTTTTGCTCAAGAGTCATTGATTTCAGTTCAAACAGATGATAAAAATTATGATGAAGGAGATACAATAGTAATATCAGGACAAGTTTCAACGATAGTTGGTGAAACACCAGTAACACTTCAATTATTCACAGAGGGGAATTTAGTAGATATAGCGCAAATTACAGTAGCCCAAGATGGAACATATTCACACACAGTTATTGCAGAAGGTCCATTATGGAACAAAGCAGGAGATTATCTAGTTAGAGTGTTATATGGGGAAGGCAATATTGCTGAATCTGAATTTAGTTACACACCAAAATCAGATGTAGTTGAAACCACAACTAATTTTGAAGTTGATGCTGGAAGTCACGGAACATTTGATGTGGAATACACAATCAAAGGAGGAGTAGTCAAAGACATGATAGTTGATTCAGATATTTTTGCATTAATAGTTCAAATTGATTCAACAGATGAGGGGAAAATTGATTTGGACTTGCCAAGAGAATTCATAGGAGCTGAAAAACAAGATGGGAAAGATGATACTTTTATTGTTTTAATTGATGGAGTAGAGGTAGCATATCAAGAATCAGTTGTACATTCAGATTCAAGAGTAATTACAATCAATTTTGAGCAAGGAGATTCAGATATTGAAATTATTGGAACCTATATTGTTCCAGAGTTTGGAACAATTGCAATGATGATTCTGATAGTTGGAATTATGGCAACAGTAGTCTTAACAAGAAACAGATTTCAAATGAAAATTTAGTTTTTTGAAAAAGAATACTTTTCTTTAAACGGTGATACAGATCTCAATTCATCTACAACTTTTTTTAGAATTTCCACAGTTTGTTCAATTTCTTTTTGATCATTAAATATTCCAGTTGTCAATCTTAGCGAACCAGTAATTTGCTCATGAGAAAATCCCATAGCCTGTAAAACATGAGACGCTTTTTGAGTGTGAACAGAACATGCTGAACCAGTAGATGCGGCAATACCATACTCATCAAGTTTGATTATTAGATCTTCACCATTTACACCAAGAAAAGTAAAATGAGCATTATTTGGCAAATGGGATTCAGGATGACCATTAACAGTTACCTGAGAAATTTCATTGGACACATTTTGAACCAAAGTATCTCTAAGTTTTTTCATATGGGAAATATTCTCATTTAGATTAGTTTTTGCAATATCACACGCCTTACCAAAACCAACAATATTTGCCACGTTTTCAGTACCAGAACGCAAACCATGTTCTTGTCCACCACCTAAAATCATAGGATTGAGCATGACCCCTTTTTTGATATACAACGCACCAATGCCCTTTGGACCATATAGTTTATGAGATGAAATAGACAACAAATCCACATTCAATTCATGAATGTCAATTGGTATTTTTCCTACGGCTTGTACAGCATCAGTGTGAAATACAACACCATGTTCATTACAAAGTTTAGCGATTTCTGAAATTGGTTGAATTGTACCAACTTCATTATTTCCAAACATAACTGAAACGATTCTAGTGTTTTCAGAAAGATATTTTTTTAGATCAGATAGACTAATCATACCAAACTTGTCAACTGGAAGATAAATCACATCAAAACCATCTTGAGATAATTTTTTACAGGGTTCTAAAATTGCATCATGTTCAATTGAAGAAGTTATAATTTGACCAGAGGAGTGTTTAGTTGCAATCCCTCTTAATGCAGTATTATTTGATTCAGTACCCCCAGAAGTGATAAAAATTTCAGAGGGGTCAGCATTGATTAAAGATGCAATTTGTTTTCTTGCTTTTTCAACTGCCTTACGAGATAATCGCCCATAACGGTGAATGGACGAGGGATTTCCATATTGTTCTTTGAGATATGGAAGCATTGATTCTAAGACATCTTCATGAATTTGAGTGGAGGCAGCATTATCAAGATAAATCAATCTGCAATCACATTAATTTTTCCTGGTTTATACCCTTCTTGATCAATTTCAACTGAAGTAAATCCTATCATCTTTAATTTTTCTGTGATTTTATCTAATACAGCATCATTGAATTCAGAAATATCATTTTTTTCTACTTCGATTTTTGCAGAGCCATTTAGATCACGAACACGAACTTGTTTAATTTTGGTTAATTGTTTAACAACAGTTTCACCAAATTCAATTCTAGTAAGTTTCTCAGCAGTCACTCTTTGGCCCCAAGGAATTCGAGATGCCAGACAAGAATTAGAAGGTTTATCATGAACAGATAATCCAACTGATTTTGCGATTTGTCTAATTTGAGATTTTGAGAGATTTGTTTCAACAAGAGGACTCAGAATGCCATTTTGCCGTAATGCATCAATTCCAGGCCTATAATCACCTAAATCATCCAAATTTGTTCCATCAACAATCACATCTATATGATGTTCTTTTGCCAATTTTAGTAGATGATCTCCTAATTCAAGCCTACAATGAAAACATCTAGTAGAATCATTTTTTGTAAACTCTTCATTTTCAAGTTCATCATAATCTAAGAAAAGTTGTGTTATTCCTATTTCAGAACAGATTTTTTTGGCTGTTTGTAGTTCCTCCTCAGAGAGGGTTTTGTAATCAGCAGTTACTGCAATTGCAGAATCACCTAGTTTTTGATATGCAGCATACGCAACAAGTGCACTATCCACACCGCCAGATAATGCAATCATAACTTTATCTTTATTAGCAAACCAATTTTCTAGTTCATCTAATTTTGTCATTTAGTTCTCCAATTTTTCAATCTCTTTTCGAAGTAAAGAGTCTGTTTCTTTAATTGACTTCTCAATAGTGTTTGAGATATACTTTAAATCATCAAACTCTATTTTGAAATCAGTTTTTCCTTTGAATGAGGATTTTTTGTATCTTACATCAAATGATTTTCCATTAATTGTCAATGAAGTATTTTCACTAGTTCTAGGTACAATAAATCTACTAGATTCAGATATTCTAACACCTAATGTACCAGTTTCAAGGACCAACGTATCAACAATTTCATCAATATTTTGATCATCACATAGTACAGAAATTAGATTTGTAGGTCTTCCTTTTTTTGTAATCCCGTGATAGATTGAGACATCTTTAGCACCTTTTTGCATAATTTTTTCAATAAGATTTCCAAGTATTTCACCTGAAACATCATCAACATTAGTTTCGATAATTTTTACAGAGTCACTTTCTAAATTATTTGTGGAGCCTCGAACTACCTTTAACACATTTGAAAAATTTTGAAAATCTTTTTGTCCTGCACCATAACCAATTGAATCAATTTTCATGGTAGGATAATAATCCATACAAGTATTAGTCAAATTAGCCAAAATGCAGGCACCAGTAGGAGTTGTCAATTCCTCATTAGCATCATTGCCTTTAATTTTGAGATAAGAGTTTTTGAAAATCTCAAGAATGGCACTTGCAGGATTAGACATTGTTCCATGTGAAAAAGTTACACTTCCACCACCTACAGAAACAGGCATGGAAATAATTTTTTCATCAAATAACTTCAAATCATCTAAAGCAATTGTAATTCCAACAATATCAATTAGTGTATCAATACTAGATGCTTCATGAAAATGAACAGAATCTTCCGAGACCCCATGTATTTTGGATTCTGAAGAAATTAGTGAATTAATACAGGATTCAGCAAAGGTCTTTGCCTTCTCTGAAAGACCCAAGTTTTGTGTAGAGTCATTAATTGCTTTTTTAATTTCAGATCCTTTTCTTTCATGAGAATTCTCATCAACATCTAAAATTAGTTGAAGAGCTTCAATTCCTCGTTTTTTGGTTTTTTGAAAATCAATTTCTTTAATGGTAGAATCTGAAAAAAATTTTTCAGATTTTTTGATTCCATCAATTACCTTTTCTTTATTGGCCCCCAAATCAATTAAAGATGAAAGAAGCATATCTCCAGATATTCCAGCAATTTGCGGATCAATTACCAAAACCATTGATTAAAAATTATCAAAAATGCTTATAAATTCGTCTGATCGGTATGAAATTTCACTAGATTTAATTATTGAAAATTAACAGCGAATTTTATGATTACTATAATTGGTTCAGGCAAAGTAGGCGGAGATGCTGCATTATTTTCAGCACTAAAACGACTAGATGATCAAATTTTGTTATTAGATGTTGCAGAAGGCCTACCTCAAGGAGAGGCAATGGACATCAACCATATGCTATCAGAACAAGGAATTGATGTCGAGGTTAAAGGTTCCAATAATTTTGAAGACATGAAAGGTTCCAATATTGTTGTAGTAGTTGCAGGTTCTGGAAGAAAACCAGGAATGACCCGTATGGACCTTTTGAAAATTAATGCATCAATTGTAAAAAGTGTAGTAGAAAATGTCAAAAAGTATGCAGATGACTCCATGATTATTCCAGTAACTAATCCATTAGACCCAATGGCATACATCACATACAAGGTATCAGGATTTGATAGAAGCAGAGTATTTGGAATGGGAGGTATGCTTGATTTATCAAGATTTAGACAGTTTATTCATGAAGCAACAGGACACTCTCGTGATTCTATTAGAGCACTTGTAATTGGAGAACATGGTGAAAACATGTTACCTTTACCAAGATTTTCATCTGTTTCAGGAATCCCTCTATCATCATTTCTACCAAAAGAAAAATTAGACGAGTTAGTTCAGAACACAAAACAAGTTGCAGCAAAAGTAATTGAATTAAAAGGTGCAACAGTACATGCACCAGGAAATGCAATTTCTGCAATTGTTGAATCTGTTGTAAGAGATAGAAAACAAGTGATTCCAGTAGCAACTTATCTTGATGGGGAATATGGTCATTCAGATGTAACAATTGGGGTTCCAGCAGTAATAGGAAAGAAAGGCGTAGAGAAAATTATCGAACTAGATCTTAATGATGATGAAAAACAGGTCTTTAACAAAGCAGTTGAGAGTGTTAAAGGTGCAATTTCAGGTATTGAAATCTAAGCCTTTTTTTATCGATAAAAAGAAAAACCATCAATGGAAACTCATGAGATTCTAAAAGCTGTAAAATCAGGAAAGATTTCAGTTAATGATGCAAAAAGACTACTATCATTATATTCTATAGAAGAGATAGAAGGAATTGCCAAGATTGATATCAATAGGAGAAAACGAAGAGGAATCCCAGAGATAGTTTTTGCAGAGACAAAAGAACTAGATGAAATTAAAAAAATCATAAAAAGAATTTTAGAAAAATCAAATTCTGTAATTGTTTCAAGGTTAAAGAAAGCAGACTATCCAAAAATCCAGGCATTTGCAAAGAAACTAAAAGTCAAAGTCAAAACAGGAAAGAAATCATCTACATTATTGTTGTTTAAAAAACCAATTAAATTTCAAGGAGGCAAAGTAGGAATTCTTACTGCAGGAACTTCAGATATTGGAGTGGCGGAGGAAGCAAGAATTGTCTGTGAAGCAATGAATTGTAAATGCATCACAAGTTACGATGTGGGAGTAGCAGGAATTCAAAGAATTTTTCCAATTTTAAAAGAAATGGTAGAAGAGGATGTGGATTGCATTATAGTTGCTGCAGGGATGGAAGGAGCACTTGCAACACTAGTTTCCACACTAGTAGATATTCCAGTTATTGGAATTCCAACATCAGTAGGATATGGTTATGGTGAAAAAGGAATTGCAGCTCTTGCTTCGATGCTTCAAAGTTGTTCATTAGGACTATCAGTTGTAAACATAGATAACGGCATTGCAGCTGGTGGAATTGCAGCCAATATCGCAAATAGAACAATAAGAAAAAGAGAATAAGTGAAAAATACAATTCAAGAGGCAAATTAACCTCGTAAATGATATATAACATAGTTAAACGAAATGTGATAGTTGGCTGGCAAACGTGTTGTACTTACTGCTGATCGTAGTTTAATGACAAATTATAGAGGAAATTTTCTTTATGGATTTATTGCATGTGGACCATATGAGGTTCTTCCTGAATGGGTTTTTGATAAGGTATTTTGTCCATCAGTTGAGACAGACCCAATCACAGGAGAGGCAAAGGTTGCACAAATTGGATTAAGAAGAATTGAAAGTTCATTGATTCAAGGTGGTTATAAGAGAGAAGACGTGTTCATCGGACATCCAGACATGTTACACAAATCAATTGGACCAGATACCAAAGTTGTAGGTATCAACGTAATGGATCCATTAGGAATGGCACCAGTTACTACAACAATGTCACCAGAAAAATTGTCATATGTTGCAATGAAATTTAAAAAAATGTGTGCAAGTATTATCCAACTCAAAAAGAAATATGATTTTAAAGTTGTTGTTGGTGGAAATGGAGCATGGGAATTAGCAAAATCAGATAGAATGAAAATTCATGGAATTGACACAGTAGTAGTTGGCGAAGCAGATGAACTAGCAGTTGATCTATTCCAAGATTTAGAGAAAAATGACGCACCAGAATTAATGCATTGTTTTGTAAGAAACCTTGAAAACATTCCAGTTATCGAAGGACCTACAATCAATTCTTTGATCGAGGCGATGAGAGGATGTGGAAGAGGTTGTGACTTTTGTGATGTAAATAAAAGATCAAAAAAAGATCTTCCTATAGAAAGACTACAACATGAGGCAAAAACCAATTTAGATTACGGTTTTGATTCAATTTGGTTACATTCTGATGAAATGTTACTTTATGGATGTGACAATAGAGACTTTGTTCCAAACAGAGATGCAATTACAGATTTGTGGAAGTCATTAAAAGGACTTGGTGCAAACTTTATTGGAACAACACATATGACATTTTCTGCAGTTGCAGCAGATCCTACATTGATGCAACAAATTTCACACATTAACGGTCAAGATAAATCAGGAAGATGGCTTGCAACTAATTTAGGAATTGAAACAGTTGCACCAGACATGGTAAAGAAACATCTTGGTGTAAAAACAAGACCA encodes the following:
- a CDS encoding DNA-directed RNA polymerase subunit H codes for the protein MATKKNQILVPDHIYVPKHEIISKQEAEEVLKKYNCKPTELPLIFVNDPAILGLGVKPGDMIKITRKSPTAGESLYYRYVVEV
- a CDS encoding PEFG-CTERM sorting domain-containing protein, producing the protein MNFKRSTTSMAIALLAVSLISVTSIQQDAFAQTQGMTLTAMADKGSKTITVTGKTVSGYTDVSFTVKSPSGNNLVAAWQTTPDANGEFATEFKIGPTWTENGFYEIKAQQGNTALYTMAVLVEVNGGMAEKTSVTESNFSSDVFEPIEPNVARDAGIEISTAETEMGSDTIVVTGSTDRVSADITLTVTAPNGNVVSIDQVSPMLDGEFTATITTGGPLWTQDGIYTVTAQQFNDPKYTASAEVDIQDGVVVPEFGTIAAMILAVAIISIIAVSAKSRLSIMPRY
- a CDS encoding PEFG-CTERM sorting domain-containing protein; protein product: MSSAYADEIPQACVGCTMDDARATANKMLLGDIPISVWTDKTSYKQGDMIRVNGQVANVASGFPVTITVVSPLNSIIAVDQFAVANDGSFETTINTSGNMWKYDGTYTIKANYGSADKKNSVKVELTGGVAYKPTYETPTTSKQCGSNEITANGHCVPFSISGGSITSATLNTDDNSIVINISATNDGTLTVTPSKTVQDGIFMVLVDGEEWDDVEIVANKVTVMFPAGTEQIEIIGTFVVPEFGTIAAMILAVAIISIIAVSAKSRLSIMPRY
- a CDS encoding PEFG-CTERM sorting domain-containing protein, which gives rise to MDSRILYGVISLLIISTVPAFAQESLISVQTDDKNYDEGDTIVISGQVSTIVGETPVTLQLFTEGNLVDIAQITVAQDGTYSHTVIAEGPLWNKAGDYLVRVLYGEGNIAESEFSYTPKSDVVETTTNFEVDAGSHGTFDVEYTIKGGVVKDMIVDSDIFALIVQIDSTDEGKIDLDLPREFIGAEKQDGKDDTFIVLIDGVEVAYQESVVHSDSRVITINFEQGDSDIEIIGTYIVPEFGTIAMMILIVGIMATVVLTRNRFQMKI
- a CDS encoding PEFG-CTERM sorting domain-containing protein — translated: MKSQLMVFALSAILVAGIGMAPAFGQIQNTIVVTTDKTSYSEGEVIMVTGEVRDLYSGTPVSVIVKAPNGNLVSIAQVTVGADKKFSTEITAGGSLMRAEGSYTITVQYGNENRSATTSFEYGGSTVVTPPTNMGKVTNTTVEIEGSSDLIGYKITGAKLLGIIPDVDANSLIISIDAMEDGSLTLTIPRSVLDATINGADDDFFVLVDGEEVDFDETATSSDRTLTIAFPAGAEEIEIIGTFVVPEFGTIAAMILAVAIISIIAVSAKSRLSIMPRI
- a CDS encoding DNA-directed RNA polymerase subunit B, whose product is MADPSTKRWPVIQDILKREGIARQHLNSFDEFLERGLQSIINEVGQIDIENAEYPYKIQLGKVKLQQPRMMELDGSITHITPAEARLRNVSYSAPVMMEASVVEDGKILESRFVHIGDVPVMAKSNACILHNFSTQKLVEHGEDPNDPGGYFIINGSERVIVGLEDLSYNKIIVDRETVGGNIVHKAKVYSSIVGYRAKLELVMKNDGLIVARIPGSPVDIPVVTLMRALGLESDREIAAAVSLVDELQDELEGSFEKAGDVPTAKDAIVYISKRIAPGMLEEFQIKRAETLLDWGLLPHLGKHPENRKEKAQFLGEAACKLLELKLGWIKPDDKDHYGNKVIKFAGQMLADLFRTAFRNLVRDMKYQLERSGQKRGINAVAAAIRPGIITDKLNNAIATGNWGRGRVGVTQLLDRTNYLSTISHLRRIQSPLSRTQPNFEARDLHATHFGRICPSETPEGSNCGLVKNLALSGIISVNVPSEEIVEKLYDLGTVHFFDAKEDLKKDGTRIFVDGRLIGYYKDGEQLAESLRDLRRNSKIHPHVGVSFHKSEIEGSTRRLYVNCNAGRVLRPLIIIKDNKPLLTADLLDKISKKLISWTDLLRMGVLEMIDANEEENCYVTLDEKDTKKHTHLEVFPPAILGAGASIIPYPEHNQSPRNTYESAMAKQSLGFSTPMMNTSTYVRQHFMLYPQVPIVNTKAMKLLGLEDRPAGQNCVVAVLPFDGYNIEDAIVLSKASVDRGLGRTFFFRIYDAEAKQYPGGMRDAFEIPNAEDNIRGYKGERAYRLLEEDGVVAAEAPVKGGDILIGKTSPPRFMEEYREFESSGPYRRDTSIGVRPSETGVVDTVVMTQSNEGGKMYKIRARDMRIPEIGDKFASRHGQKGILGILAKAEDLPYTASGMSPDVLINPHAFPSRMTVGMMMESICGKSAALRGKRFDGSAFVGEKMDEVREVMDAHGFEYSGKEIMYDGRTGKSFPVEVFIGVVYYQKLHHMVADKIHARARGQVQMLTKQPTEGRARGGGLRFGEMERDCLIAYGASMILKDRLLDESDKSDIFVCERCGLVAYHDVKQRKYVCRVCGDKAKVSSVSVAYAFKLLLQEMQSLNVAPRLLIKEKL
- a CDS encoding cysteine desulfurase family protein, with the protein product MIYLDNAASTQIHEDVLESMLPYLKEQYGNPSSIHRYGRLSRKAVEKARKQIASLINADPSEIFITSGGTESNNTALRGIATKHSSGQIITSSIEHDAILEPCKKLSQDGFDVIYLPVDKFGMISLSDLKKYLSENTRIVSVMFGNNEVGTIQPISEIAKLCNEHGVVFHTDAVQAVGKIPIDIHELNVDLLSISSHKLYGPKGIGALYIKKGVMLNPMILGGGQEHGLRSGTENVANIVGFGKACDIAKTNLNENISHMKKLRDTLVQNVSNEISQVTVNGHPESHLPNNAHFTFLGVNGEDLIIKLDEYGIAASTGSACSVHTQKASHVLQAMGFSHEQITGSLRLTTGIFNDQKEIEQTVEILKKVVDELRSVSPFKEKYSFSKN